The following proteins come from a genomic window of Emys orbicularis isolate rEmyOrb1 chromosome 25, rEmyOrb1.hap1, whole genome shotgun sequence:
- the EPOP gene encoding elongin BC and Polycomb repressive complex 2-associated protein: MFVTCEGTFGMVPATMGYNGEARPGEFQTGYQEIEGINLGYLQINGTQMFALAQVLSDLFKDIPRTTISKKMETLKIKSRRCDLRELRTLKAINSVPTRAVKCSLISKADLEALCTSCKSLSPRRRKRKRREQLLLPGPADLFDCPRQPLRSSCGAGPYCTQEPGICSELAPAPHPPAAGLFQNYDKATRGRKGYGLGGRGGLFAGVLSAYPRDLQLLHSAARGPHGAGQASHQPEPGRPKRGSCCSKGLFPEEKGQGAARKGRLFPGSKRQGTSAGYSSDSDSSLDFGGSSPATSSDSSEEEEEEEGDTSCSSEEGSSSESESSSLCSGDSVQSTRYRQAALPRFQPLPHPPREPSGDERLPEPHKAALRPDPNLLLLSQQLWARTLRASTLESLRPLPALGAGAQPPPELACAKQEPPSSQPSPSCSYPGGDPQQKAGGCGETEPCAKGKDLHKDASNNAASLGPSDQAERQLAALAGRSASQEPALGSAPPPSAQEFAGSLSPAPQRVLGEPRREHFDRLIRQSKLWCYAKGFNADGKSLRPGGRTEPCKAAELQCPVSKGAPSPSPLSNKALKGNGSERNSKRRRLARGAEAERQQNSAKGRPQKTQRRTAPKGKAHCKRLASAGPAPGRNSFSLMGNFPCTPSLVVGEDGDLRPAASLCVKNSCALSKTHPLWSWQVGGSALPVPPSLKFRGYGLEGF, from the coding sequence ATGTTCGTGACCTGCGAAGGGACCTTCGGAATGGTGCCAGCCACCATGGGTTACAATGGGGAAGCCAGGCCAGGGGAATTCCAGACTGGCTACCAAGAAATCGAAGGGATAAACCTGGGATACTTACAGATCAATGGCACCCAGATGTTTGCTTTGGCGCAGGTCCTCAGCGACCTGTTTAAGGATATCCCCAGGACCACTATCAGCAAGAAGATGGAGACCCTAAAGATCAAGAGCCGCCGCTGCGATCTCAGGGAGCTCCGGACCCTCAAAGCCATCAACTCCGTGCCCACGCGAGCGGTGAAATGCTCGCTCATCTCCAAGGCAGACCTGGAGGcgctctgcacctcctgcaagAGCCTCAGCCcccggaggaggaagaggaagaggagagagcagCTACTGCTGCCGGGCCCCGCGGATCTCTTCGACTGCCCCCGGCAGCCGCTGCGCTCCTCATGCGGAGCCGGCCCCTACTGCACCCAGGAGCCGGGGATCTGCAGCGAGCTGGCCCCCGCGCCCCATCCCCCCGCGGCCGGGCTCTTCCAAAACTATGACAAAGCCACCCGGGGCAGGAAGGGCTACGGCCTGGGGGGCCGCGGGGGGCTCTTCGCCGGCGTGTTGAGCGCCTACCCCCGGGACCTCCAGCTGCTCCACTCggcagcccgcgggccgcacggAGCCGGGCAGGCGTCTCACCAGCCGGAGCCCGGCCGGCCCAAGcggggctcctgctgctccaAGGGGCTCTTCCCCGAGGAGAAGGGCCAAGGGGCGGCCAGGAAAGGCCGCCTCTTCCCGGGCTCCAAGAGGCAGGGCACCTCGGCCGGCTACTCCAGCGACTCGGATTCCAGCCTGGACTTCGGGGGCTCCAGCCCGGCCACCTCCAGCGACTcgtcggaggaggaggaggaagaggagggggacaCGTCGTGCAGCAGCGAGGAAGGCAGCTCCTCGGAGTCGGAGAGCAGCTCGCTGTGCAGCGGGGACTCGGTGCAGAGTACCCGCTACAGGCAGGCGGCTCTGCCCAGGTTCCAGccgctgccccacccccccagagagCCCAGCGGGGACGAGAGGCTCCCGGAGCCCCACAAAGCAGCCCTGCGCCCCGATCCCAACCTTCTGCTCCTCTCCCAGCAGCTCTGGGCCAGGACTCTGCGAGCGTCAACTTTGGAAAGTTTGAGGCCGCTTCCAGCTCTGGGAGCCGGGGCCCAGCCGCCGCCGGAGCTAGCGTGCGCAAAGCAggagcccccctcctcccagccctccccgAGCTGCAGCTACCCTGGGGGGGACCCACAACAAAAGGCGGGAGGCTGTGGGGAGACAGAGCCCTGCGCCAAAGGGAAGGATTTGCACAAAGATGCCTCGAACAATGCAGCCTCGTTAGGCCCCAGTGACCAAGCAGAGAGGCAGCTCGCTGCTTTAGCCGGGCGATCTGCTTCCcaagagccagccctgggctcagctCCTCCGCCCTCCGCTCAGGAATTCGCAGGGAGCCTCAGCCCGGCTCCCCAGAGGGTCTTAGGGGAGCCCAGGAGGGAGCATTTCGACAGGCTCATCAGGCAATCCAAGCTGTGGTGTTATGCAAAGGGGTTTAACGCGGATGGGAAAAGTTTGCGGCCCGGAGGGAGGACGGAGCCGTGCAAAGCGGCCGAGCTCCAATGCCCCGTCTCCAAAGGCGCACCGAGCCCGAGCCCCTTGTCCAACAAAGCTTTGAAAGGCAATGGCTCGGAAAGGAATTCCAAGCGCAGACGCCTTGCCAGAGGCGCTGAGGCAGAACGGCAACAAAACTCCGCAAAGGGGAGGCCACAAAAGACTCAGAGGAGAACTGCCCCAAAGGGGAAGGCCCATTGCAAACGCCTGGCCAGCGCCGGGCCAGCACCAGGCAGGAATTCCTTCAGCCTCATGGGCAACTTCCCCTGCACCCCTTCGCTGGTAGTGGGGGAGGATGGGGATCTGCGCCCCGCCGCCTCCCTGTGCGTAAAGAACTCCTGCGCGCTCTCCAAAACGCACCCGCTGTGGAGCTGGCAGGTGGGCGGCAGcgccctccctgtgccccccagccTCAAATTCCGGGGCTATGGCCTAGAGGGTTTCTAA